The Haloarchaeobius amylolyticus genome window below encodes:
- the purM gene encoding phosphoribosylformylglycinamidine cyclo-ligase gives MTEDEDELTYADAGVDIEESEAATAALLNAVGNVVDTEYAGLLDIGDQYLGLATDGVGTKLLVAEALGDYSTVGIDCMAMNANDLVAAGVKPVAFVDYLAVDEPTEEFAEQVGEGLAEAADRADVALLGGETAVMPEVVSGLDLAGTCAGLATKEAVFDGEAQVGDRLVAWPSSGIHSNGLTLARKAVQREYDYDDPFPPAEDDRTIGEELLEPTRIYTDLLEPMHEHGVHAAAHVTGGGWTNLLRMGEFEYDITEPFGAPAIFGLVQDLGNVSPEEMYRTFNMGTGFVAAVPAEEAEALADATEDGKVIGEVTEGASVEVRGLSLD, from the coding sequence ATGACCGAGGACGAGGACGAACTCACCTACGCCGACGCCGGCGTGGACATCGAGGAGAGCGAGGCGGCGACGGCGGCGCTACTGAACGCGGTCGGGAACGTCGTCGACACCGAGTACGCGGGCCTGCTGGACATCGGCGACCAGTACCTCGGCCTGGCGACCGACGGGGTCGGGACGAAACTGCTCGTCGCGGAGGCGCTTGGCGACTACTCCACCGTGGGCATCGACTGCATGGCGATGAACGCGAACGACCTCGTCGCGGCCGGGGTCAAGCCGGTCGCGTTCGTGGACTACCTCGCGGTGGACGAGCCGACCGAGGAGTTCGCCGAGCAGGTCGGCGAGGGCCTCGCCGAGGCCGCCGACCGCGCCGACGTGGCGCTCCTTGGCGGCGAGACGGCGGTCATGCCCGAGGTCGTCTCCGGGCTGGACCTCGCGGGCACCTGCGCCGGGCTCGCGACGAAGGAGGCCGTCTTCGACGGCGAGGCACAGGTCGGCGACAGGCTCGTCGCGTGGCCCTCCTCGGGCATCCACTCGAACGGGCTCACCCTCGCGCGCAAGGCAGTCCAGCGCGAGTACGACTACGACGACCCCTTCCCGCCCGCCGAGGACGACCGCACCATCGGCGAGGAGCTCCTGGAACCGACCCGCATCTACACCGACCTGCTCGAACCCATGCACGAACACGGCGTCCACGCGGCCGCCCACGTCACCGGCGGTGGCTGGACGAACCTCCTCCGGATGGGCGAGTTCGAGTACGACATCACCGAGCCCTTCGGCGCGCCGGCCATCTTCGGCCTCGTGCAGGACCTCGGGAACGTCTCGCCCGAGGAGATGTACCGCACCTTCAACATGGGCACCGGCTTCGTCGCGGCGGTCCCCGCCGAGGAGGCCGAGGCGCTGGCCGACGCCACCGAGGACGGGAAGGTCATCGGCGAGGTCACCGAGGGCGCGAGCGTCGAGGTCCGCGGCCTCTCGCTGGACTGA
- a CDS encoding CBS domain-containing protein encodes MELPTPTDLRERRKGLDLTQSELADAAEVSQPLIARIEGGDVDPRLSTLRRIVEALNEAEGEIKRAEDVMHEELEFVRMDDSVGRAIDIMGEQGYSQLPVVDERGTPVGLISNSDIRLHREDRDIEELPVAEVMNESYSTVGRDATLDSIDNLLELHDAVIVKEEGEMVGIITEADIATHLS; translated from the coding sequence ATGGAGCTTCCCACCCCGACAGACCTCCGCGAACGTCGCAAGGGGCTCGACCTCACCCAGAGCGAACTCGCCGACGCCGCCGAGGTCTCACAGCCGCTCATCGCCCGCATCGAGGGTGGTGACGTGGACCCGCGACTCTCGACGCTGCGGCGCATCGTCGAGGCACTCAACGAGGCCGAGGGCGAGATCAAGCGCGCCGAGGACGTGATGCACGAGGAACTGGAGTTCGTCCGGATGGACGACAGCGTCGGGCGCGCCATCGACATCATGGGCGAGCAGGGCTACTCCCAGCTGCCCGTCGTGGACGAGCGCGGCACCCCCGTCGGTCTCATCTCGAACAGCGACATCCGGCTCCACCGCGAGGACCGCGACATCGAGGAGCTGCCCGTCGCCGAGGTCATGAACGAGAGCTACAGCACGGTCGGTCGCGACGCCACCCTCGACAGCATCGACAACCTGCTCGAACTCCACGACGCGGTCATCGTCAAGGAGGAGGGCGAGATGGTCGGCATCATCACCGAGGCCGACATCGCCACGCACCTGTCCTGA